The following are encoded together in the Bradymonas sediminis genome:
- a CDS encoding heme lyase CcmF/NrfE family subunit, with amino-acid sequence MNTIGSFAIHLALYISLVGTALAFVAGRTGSKRFLHASRFAAFSTFGSVAVAASILMHALITHDFSLEYVVSNTDTHMPLFYLIGAFWGGQAGSLLFWISIVTLFTALCLWTYRDSYQEFMPWVTMVCLALTAGLLIILAFGSNPFEGYEVINHPLDGHGLNPILQSPKMVIHPPSLLTGLASMTIPFAFAIAALIVGSTDAEWVKAARSWILVPWLFLTVGNILGGMWAYEELGWGGYWAWDPVENASFMPWLLSTALIHSLMIQERRGMLKRWNIGLMLGTFILTLFGTYITRSGLIESVHTFAQSAIGDYFLYLLLTVIAVSVGLFALRWKSLKSTRRLDSVASREATFMLNNWLFCAMTGVVFFGTLWPKLKEGLTGQEVSITAPWFDKWMVPLGIILVFLMGIGTLIAWRKASWSHFRRDFIGPVLTFMFGTPALIAAYWFVRGKDLGVIPSGLTSFYAIMMVAGCVFVTATIVQEFYRGIQARRKNNDESVFSALVMLFKKQRRRYGGYIVHMGMIFAFIAFSGNALKVEKDVALTIGESVHVGDVSLTFRGLSEENPPGQKLILANIDVYRDGVFQYQMHPGKAQFGEQTMMTSEIDIKSTPLEDVYVAFVNASANGQSATFKVFIGPFTWWYWFGMVVMMLGAFICLWPTREAVATLGRSPLGFGRYVAMGILVAVIFMPLAVWQIESSSDWGSAARWQKAGLIDPEASVTPQLAPPTNDRPASIEPAAIEKSS; translated from the coding sequence ATGAATACAATTGGAAGCTTTGCGATTCACCTCGCCCTTTATATCTCCCTGGTTGGCACCGCGCTCGCGTTTGTTGCGGGGCGTACGGGTTCCAAACGCTTCCTTCACGCCAGTCGATTCGCGGCCTTTAGCACCTTCGGGTCAGTGGCCGTGGCCGCGTCGATCCTGATGCACGCGCTGATCACCCACGACTTCAGCCTCGAATATGTCGTGTCGAATACCGACACCCATATGCCGCTATTCTACCTCATCGGCGCGTTCTGGGGCGGCCAGGCCGGTAGCCTCCTATTCTGGATCTCCATCGTCACCCTCTTCACGGCGCTGTGTCTGTGGACGTATCGGGACTCCTACCAGGAGTTTATGCCCTGGGTGACCATGGTTTGCCTTGCCCTAACCGCCGGCCTGCTGATCATCTTGGCCTTCGGTTCCAACCCCTTTGAGGGCTACGAGGTCATCAACCACCCGCTCGACGGCCACGGGCTCAACCCGATCTTGCAGAGCCCAAAGATGGTGATTCATCCGCCCTCTTTGCTCACCGGGCTGGCCTCGATGACCATCCCCTTCGCGTTCGCCATCGCCGCGCTCATCGTCGGCAGCACCGACGCCGAATGGGTCAAAGCCGCGCGCTCCTGGATTCTGGTGCCGTGGCTGTTTCTGACCGTAGGTAATATCCTCGGCGGCATGTGGGCATACGAAGAGCTGGGTTGGGGCGGCTACTGGGCCTGGGACCCGGTCGAGAACGCCTCCTTTATGCCCTGGCTTCTGTCCACCGCGCTCATCCATTCGTTGATGATTCAGGAGCGCCGCGGCATGCTCAAGCGCTGGAATATCGGCCTGATGCTCGGCACCTTTATCCTCACCCTTTTCGGCACCTATATCACCCGAAGCGGGCTTATCGAGTCGGTGCACACCTTCGCGCAGAGCGCCATCGGTGACTATTTCTTATACCTCCTGCTGACCGTTATCGCCGTGAGCGTGGGCCTATTTGCCCTGCGCTGGAAGAGCCTGAAGAGCACGCGCCGCCTGGACAGCGTGGCCAGCCGCGAGGCCACCTTCATGCTCAATAACTGGCTGTTCTGCGCCATGACGGGCGTCGTCTTCTTCGGCACCCTCTGGCCCAAGCTCAAGGAAGGGCTGACCGGCCAGGAAGTCTCGATCACCGCCCCCTGGTTCGACAAATGGATGGTCCCGCTGGGCATCATCCTGGTCTTTTTGATGGGCATCGGCACGCTCATCGCGTGGCGCAAGGCGAGCTGGTCGCATTTCCGACGCGACTTCATCGGCCCGGTCCTCACGTTTATGTTCGGGACCCCCGCGCTCATCGCAGCCTATTGGTTCGTGCGCGGCAAGGACCTGGGCGTCATCCCCTCGGGGCTGACCTCCTTCTACGCCATCATGATGGTCGCCGGCTGCGTCTTCGTCACCGCCACCATCGTCCAGGAGTTCTACCGCGGCATCCAGGCGCGCCGAAAGAATAACGATGAGTCGGTGTTCAGCGCCCTGGTGATGCTCTTCAAAAAGCAGCGCCGTCGCTACGGCGGCTATATCGTCCATATGGGCATGATCTTCGCGTTCATCGCCTTCTCGGGCAACGCGCTCAAGGTCGAGAAAGACGTCGCGCTGACCATCGGCGAGTCGGTCCACGTGGGCGATGTTTCGCTGACGTTCCGCGGACTCTCCGAAGAGAACCCTCCCGGACAAAAGCTGATCCTCGCCAATATCGACGTGTACCGTGACGGTGTCTTCCAATACCAGATGCACCCCGGCAAAGCGCAATTCGGCGAGCAGACGATGATGACCAGTGAGATCGACATCAAGTCGACCCCGCTCGAAGACGTCTATGTCGCCTTCGTCAACGCCTCGGCCAACGGCCAATCCGCCACCTTCAAGGTCTTCATCGGCCCGTTCACCTGGTGGTATTGGTTCGGCATGGTCGTGATGATGCTCGGCGCATTTATCTGCCTGTGGCCCACCCGCGAAGCCGTGGCGACGCTCGGTCGCTCGCCGCTCGGATTCGGCCGCTACGTGGCCATGGGAATCCTGGTCGCGGTCATCTTCATGCCGCTCGCTGTCTGGCAGATTGAGTCGAGCAGCGACTGGGGCTCCGCGGCACGCTGGCAGAAAGCCGGCCTCATCGACCCCGAAGCTTCGGTGACCCCGCAGCTCGCGCCGCCCACTAACGACCGCCCCGCTTCCATCGAACCCGCTGCCATCGAGAAGTCATCATGA
- a CDS encoding zinc ribbon domain-containing protein, with translation MTPILVLIAIVFTLVMLYQTVRPFLRSQQERVRFEVLDDDLRRVGELAARKAGLLESLRELEFDYSTGKLTDEDFAAAKSRYERAALKTMRALDELHGGRGWEAVVDKELSKHITVARQQEQTAQHQEVAPKQPAPLAEALIECHECGKELEADARFCSKCGTTVEQASTADSDERKNSSTLSNSGSEVTI, from the coding sequence ATGACACCGATTCTCGTCCTTATTGCTATCGTCTTCACCCTGGTGATGCTCTACCAGACGGTGAGACCCTTTTTACGCTCGCAGCAGGAGCGCGTGCGCTTCGAGGTGCTCGACGATGACCTGCGCCGCGTCGGCGAACTCGCCGCGCGCAAGGCCGGCTTGTTGGAGTCCCTGCGTGAGCTCGAATTCGACTATAGTACCGGCAAATTGACCGACGAAGACTTCGCGGCCGCCAAATCACGCTATGAGCGCGCCGCGCTCAAGACCATGCGCGCGCTCGACGAGCTTCACGGCGGCCGCGGCTGGGAAGCCGTGGTCGACAAAGAGCTCAGCAAGCACATCACCGTCGCTCGCCAGCAAGAGCAGACTGCCCAACATCAGGAAGTCGCGCCCAAGCAGCCTGCGCCCCTGGCCGAGGCCCTCATCGAGTGCCACGAATGCGGCAAAGAACTCGAGGCCGACGCCCGCTTCTGCAGCAAATGCGGCACCACGGTCGAGCAGGCATCCACGGCCGATTCCGACGAACGAAAAAACTCGAGCACGCTTTCTAATTCCGGCTCCGAAGTGACGATATGA
- the ccmA gene encoding heme ABC exporter ATP-binding protein CcmA — translation MSEIRLESVSRIYGRSFALHRVSLRLRPGALTAVVGDNGAGKSSLLNILATLDKPSDGEVYFGEHTWATYAKKGRHKIGWVSHDSLIYAELTGRENLEFFASMYGLDNPGELSKTWLERVGLTDAADRLSSTYSRGMKQRLTLARALLHKPSILLLDEPMTGLDQAGRTQMTALFRQLCAEGCLLVLVTHNLSMLQDLADHLVVLRRGKLVHDAPLGPEDDILDIYRQHA, via the coding sequence ATGAGCGAGATCCGCCTCGAATCAGTCTCCCGCATCTACGGGCGCTCATTCGCGCTGCACCGGGTCTCGCTGCGCCTTCGCCCCGGTGCCCTGACCGCGGTCGTGGGCGATAACGGCGCGGGAAAATCAAGCCTGCTCAATATCCTCGCCACCCTCGATAAACCCTCCGACGGCGAGGTCTACTTCGGCGAGCATACCTGGGCGACCTACGCCAAAAAGGGTCGCCATAAGATCGGCTGGGTCAGCCACGATTCCCTCATCTACGCCGAACTCACAGGCCGCGAGAACCTCGAGTTTTTCGCGTCCATGTACGGCCTCGATAACCCCGGCGAACTGAGCAAAACATGGCTTGAGCGCGTCGGCCTGACCGACGCCGCCGACCGCCTCTCCAGCACCTACTCACGCGGCATGAAGCAACGCCTCACCCTGGCCCGCGCCCTGCTCCACAAGCCCAGCATCCTGCTGCTCGACGAGCCCATGACCGGCCTCGACCAGGCCGGCCGCACCCAGATGACCGCCCTCTTCCGCCAATTATGCGCCGAAGGCTGCCTGCTCGTGCTGGTCACCCACAACCTCAGCATGCTCCAGGACCTCGCCGACCACCTCGTCGTCCTGCGCCGCGGCAAGCTCGTCCACGACGCCCCGCTTGGCCCCGAGGATGACATCCTCGACATCTACCGCCAACACGCCTGA
- a CDS encoding FAD-binding and (Fe-S)-binding domain-containing protein: MSSIAEVNPAEIDALVQNMDGEVHLDRMHRMLFSQDASVYQEEPLGVAYPRTTSDVQALVRFAERMKISLIPRGAGTSLAGQCVGPGLVVDLGRYMNQIIELNVEERWVRVQPGVILDDLNRFLAPHELFFGPDTSTSNRCMIGGMVGNNSCGSHSIYFGQTRAHLLEMGVVFSDGNFESITPWSEAELAEKLTDQGRMGAGLRALDTAVRENAALIRERYPRPEVRRRNTGYPLDVIEASKPYGNQPLMGGESRAFSLAEFLCGTEGTLAITTEVKLNLVPKPKKNILVCVHFETIRASLEATILAVAHRPAAVELMDRPILELTKHNLEQQRHRFFVEGDPEAILVVEFYADEDAELERKAGELIEAFKQRGFGYSYPIVRAPKDKSVWALRKAGLGLLMGTPGDTKPVTVVEDTAVALDVLPDYIDEFRAIMDRHGNECVYYAHASVGELHLRPQLNLKDAGDAQKFKEIAEDVADLVKKYGGAISGEHGDGRLRAPLLERFYGPEIMALHAEVKDAFDPQNILNPKKIVDPAPMLQDWRVVPGEPTPEVDAYYDWSADGGLVRAVEKCNGAGVCRKRAEAGGTMCPSYMATLNEKDSTRGRSNVFRQALYSPNPADAFKSEELHEALDLCLSCKACKSECPANVDMARLKAEFTQHYYDHNGVPLSSRFFGHYRQAAIPASWTPRLANFIVKLAIVRWLLLKLFNISPERDLPQFAHKTFSQMFKAHQKASSATGDKVVWLYVDPFSEYNEPEIGMAAVRVLEAGGYRVEQLPVHDDGRTLLSKGLVRAARELTERNLRTFKPLFEKYPERKIVGLEPSSILTFRDESIDLCAPEWRPVAVECGERARLFEEFVAEQNEVGEFKDIWTSAPLKPVLLHGHCHQKALVGTAPTEAALKIAGYEIETLKTGCCGMAGSFGYEANHYDLSMQIGELTLFPLLREADEDAAICATGTSCRHQIRDGVSKESEHAAVMLARALRR, translated from the coding sequence ATGTCATCCATAGCCGAAGTAAATCCCGCTGAAATCGACGCCTTAGTTCAAAATATGGACGGCGAGGTGCACCTCGATCGCATGCATCGGATGCTGTTTTCCCAGGACGCATCGGTCTACCAGGAGGAGCCGCTTGGGGTGGCCTATCCGCGCACGACGAGCGACGTGCAGGCGTTGGTTCGCTTCGCGGAGCGCATGAAGATCAGCCTGATCCCGCGCGGCGCGGGGACCTCCTTGGCCGGGCAATGCGTCGGGCCGGGGCTGGTCGTGGACCTGGGGCGCTATATGAACCAGATCATCGAGCTTAACGTCGAAGAGCGTTGGGTGCGGGTGCAGCCCGGGGTGATCCTGGACGACCTTAACCGTTTTCTGGCACCCCACGAGCTGTTCTTCGGCCCGGACACCTCGACCTCGAACCGCTGCATGATCGGCGGGATGGTCGGCAATAATTCCTGCGGCTCCCACTCCATCTATTTCGGCCAGACCCGCGCGCATCTTTTGGAGATGGGCGTGGTCTTCTCGGACGGAAATTTCGAGTCGATCACGCCCTGGTCCGAGGCCGAATTGGCCGAGAAGCTCACAGACCAGGGGCGCATGGGGGCGGGGCTTCGCGCCCTGGACACTGCGGTGCGCGAGAACGCCGCGCTTATCCGCGAGAGATATCCGCGCCCCGAGGTGCGGCGCCGAAATACTGGTTATCCCCTGGACGTGATCGAGGCCAGTAAACCCTATGGAAATCAGCCCCTTATGGGCGGCGAGTCCCGGGCGTTTTCGCTGGCGGAGTTCCTCTGCGGGACCGAGGGGACCCTGGCGATCACCACCGAGGTGAAGCTCAATTTGGTGCCAAAACCCAAGAAGAACATCCTGGTTTGCGTGCACTTCGAGACCATCCGCGCCTCGCTGGAGGCGACGATCCTCGCGGTCGCGCATCGCCCGGCGGCCGTCGAGTTGATGGACCGGCCGATCCTTGAGCTGACCAAGCATAACCTTGAGCAGCAGCGGCATCGTTTCTTCGTCGAAGGGGACCCCGAGGCGATCCTGGTGGTGGAGTTTTACGCAGATGAGGACGCCGAGTTGGAGCGAAAGGCTGGCGAGCTTATCGAGGCGTTTAAGCAGCGGGGGTTTGGCTATTCCTACCCGATCGTGCGGGCGCCCAAGGACAAGAGCGTGTGGGCGCTTCGAAAGGCCGGGCTCGGCCTGCTGATGGGGACGCCGGGGGACACAAAGCCCGTGACTGTCGTTGAAGACACCGCGGTCGCCCTCGACGTGCTACCCGACTATATCGATGAGTTTCGCGCGATTATGGACCGCCACGGCAATGAATGCGTCTATTATGCGCACGCCTCGGTCGGCGAATTGCATCTTCGCCCGCAGCTTAATCTCAAGGATGCCGGGGACGCCCAGAAGTTTAAGGAAATCGCCGAGGACGTCGCGGATCTGGTGAAGAAATACGGCGGCGCGATCAGCGGCGAGCACGGCGACGGGCGGCTGCGCGCGCCTTTGCTCGAGCGTTTTTACGGGCCCGAGATCATGGCGCTACACGCCGAGGTCAAAGACGCGTTCGACCCGCAGAATATCTTGAACCCCAAGAAGATCGTCGACCCCGCGCCGATGCTTCAGGATTGGCGCGTCGTCCCCGGAGAACCGACGCCCGAGGTGGACGCCTATTATGATTGGAGCGCCGATGGGGGGCTGGTGCGCGCGGTCGAGAAGTGCAACGGCGCCGGCGTGTGCCGAAAGCGCGCCGAGGCCGGCGGCACGATGTGCCCGAGCTATATGGCCACGCTCAACGAGAAGGATAGCACGCGCGGGCGCTCCAATGTGTTCCGTCAGGCGCTCTATAGCCCGAACCCGGCCGACGCTTTTAAGAGCGAGGAGTTGCACGAGGCGCTCGACCTGTGTCTGTCGTGCAAGGCCTGCAAATCGGAGTGCCCGGCAAATGTCGATATGGCGCGGCTCAAGGCCGAGTTCACTCAGCATTATTACGATCATAACGGCGTGCCGCTGTCCTCGCGCTTCTTCGGGCATTATCGCCAGGCCGCGATCCCTGCCTCCTGGACGCCGCGCCTCGCCAACTTCATCGTCAAGCTCGCCATCGTTCGCTGGCTGCTGCTTAAGCTCTTCAATATTTCGCCCGAGCGCGACCTCCCGCAATTTGCGCATAAGACCTTTTCGCAGATGTTTAAGGCGCACCAGAAGGCGTCGTCCGCGACCGGAGACAAGGTCGTCTGGCTCTATGTGGACCCGTTTAGCGAGTATAATGAGCCTGAGATCGGCATGGCGGCGGTGCGGGTGCTGGAGGCGGGTGGCTACCGAGTCGAGCAACTCCCGGTGCACGACGACGGGCGTACGCTACTATCGAAGGGTCTGGTGCGCGCCGCGCGCGAGCTTACTGAGCGAAATTTGCGCACGTTCAAGCCGCTCTTTGAGAAATACCCGGAGCGAAAGATCGTCGGCCTGGAGCCCAGCTCGATCCTGACCTTTCGCGACGAATCCATCGACCTGTGCGCCCCCGAGTGGCGTCCCGTGGCGGTCGAGTGCGGCGAGCGCGCCCGGCTGTTTGAGGAGTTTGTGGCCGAGCAAAACGAGGTCGGAGAGTTCAAGGATATCTGGACGTCGGCGCCGCTTAAGCCGGTGCTCTTGCACGGCCATTGTCACCAGAAGGCGCTCGTGGGTACGGCGCCGACCGAGGCGGCCCTGAAGATCGCGGGCTATGAGATCGAGACGCTTAAGACAGGTTGCTGCGGCATGGCCGGCTCCTTCGGCTACGAGGCCAATCACTACGATCTGTCGATGCAGATCGGTGAGTTGACGCTTTTCCCGCTACTGCGAGAGGCGGATGAGGACGCGGCGATCTGCGCGACGGGAACGTCGTGTCGCCATCAGATACGCGACGGAGTTTCGAAGGAGTCGGAGCATGCGGCGGTGATGTTGGCGCGGGCGCTGCGTCGCTAA
- the rplI gene encoding 50S ribosomal protein L9 has product MEVILLEDVANLGEMGEIVEVAAGYGRNYLIPNAMAELASAARKNEINHRLAVVEARREKEREEARKIVGDIDGVSISVPSRIAEDDRLYGSVTARDIADVLAQQGITVDHKQIEIDAPIRELGIYKIPVKLASAIYAYVRLWVVAV; this is encoded by the coding sequence ATGGAAGTTATCCTACTTGAAGACGTAGCCAATCTCGGTGAGATGGGTGAGATCGTTGAAGTCGCCGCCGGTTACGGCCGCAACTACCTGATTCCGAACGCGATGGCTGAGCTTGCAAGCGCCGCCCGCAAAAACGAAATCAACCACCGCCTCGCTGTCGTCGAAGCGCGTCGTGAGAAAGAGCGCGAAGAAGCGCGCAAGATCGTCGGAGACATCGACGGCGTTTCGATCTCGGTTCCCTCGCGCATCGCCGAAGACGACCGTCTCTACGGTTCGGTCACCGCGCGTGACATCGCCGACGTCCTCGCACAGCAGGGCATCACGGTCGATCACAAGCAGATCGAGATCGACGCTCCGATTCGCGAGCTGGGCATCTATAAGATCCCCGTCAAGCTCGCCAGCGCCATCTACGCCTATGTGCGTCTGTGGGTCGTTGCGGTCTGA
- the rpsF gene encoding 30S ribosomal protein S6: MPVARQREYETIYILRPDTDDEFRAGVRDRVEGIVEGQEGHILKFDDWGQRDLGYEIRDKGAGKRFGRGVYHYYRYISPNDTVAEVERNLRLMDGVLKYMTIKVDENLIPEERLARPEEEEVEVLPYQGEEE, from the coding sequence ATGCCAGTTGCAAGACAGAGAGAGTACGAAACAATTTATATCCTTCGCCCGGATACCGACGATGAGTTTCGCGCCGGTGTGCGTGATCGTGTCGAAGGAATCGTAGAGGGTCAGGAAGGACATATCCTGAAATTTGACGATTGGGGCCAGCGTGACCTGGGTTACGAGATTCGTGACAAAGGCGCAGGCAAGCGCTTCGGTCGTGGTGTCTACCACTACTACCGTTATATCAGCCCGAACGATACCGTGGCTGAGGTTGAGCGTAACCTGCGTTTGATGGACGGTGTCCTCAAATATATGACCATCAAGGTCGACGAGAATCTGATTCCGGAAGAGCGCCTGGCGCGTCCTGAGGAAGAAGAGGTCGAAGTCCTTCCCTATCAAGGTGAAGAGGAGTAA